From a region of the Ovis aries strain OAR_USU_Benz2616 breed Rambouillet chromosome 10, ARS-UI_Ramb_v3.0, whole genome shotgun sequence genome:
- the PCDH17 gene encoding protocadherin-17 isoform X3, with protein MYLSICCCFLLWAPALTLKNLNYSVPEEQGAGTVIGNIGKDARLQPGLPPSERGGGGGGRSKSSSYRVLENSAPHLLDVEADSGLLYTKQRIDRESLCRHNAKCQLSLEVFANDKEICMIKVEIQDINDNAPSFPSDQIEMDISENAAPGTRFPLTSAHDPDAGENGLRTYLLTRDDHGLFALDVKSRGDGSKFPELVIQKALDREQQNHHTLVLTALDGGEPPRSATVQINVKVIDSNDNSPVFEAPSYLVELPENAPLGTVVIDLNATDADEGPNGEVLYSFSSYVPDRVRELFSIDPKTGLIRVKGNLDYEENGMLEIDVQARDLGPNPIPAHCKVTVKLIDRNDNAPSIGFVSVRQGALSEAAPPGTVIALVRVTDRDSGKNGQLQCRVLGGGGPGGGGGLGGPGGSVPFKLEENYDNFFTVVTDRPLDRETQDEYNVTIVARDGGSPPLNSTKSFAVKILDENDNPPRFTKGLYVLQVHENNIPGEYLGSVLAQDPDLGQNGTVSYSILPSHIGDVSIYTYVSVNPTNGAIYALRSFNYEQTKAFEFKVLAKDSGAPAHLESNATVRVTVLDVNDNAPVIVLPTLQNDTAELQVPRNAGLGYLVSTVRALDSDFGESGRLTYEIVDGNDDHLFEIDPSSGEIRTLHPFWEDVTPVVELVVKVTDHGKPTLSAVAKLIIRSVSGSLPEGVPRVNGEQRHWDMSLPLIVTLSTISIILLAAMITIAVKCKRENKEIRTYNCRIAEYSHPQLGGGKGKKKKINKNDIMLVQSEVEERNAMNVMNVVSSPSLATSPMYFDYQTRLPLSSPRSEVMYLKPASNNLTVPQGHAGCHTSFTGQGTNASETPATRMSIIQTDNFPAEPNYMGSRQQFVQSSSTFKDPERASLRDSGHGDSDQADSDQDTNKGSCCDMSVREALKMKTTSTKSQPLEQVH; from the coding sequence ATGTACCTTTCCatctgttgctgtttcctcctctgggctCCTGCCCTGACGCTCAAAAACCTGAACTACTCCGTGCCGGAGGAGCAAGGCGCCGGCACGGTGATCGGCAACATCGGCAAGGATGCTCGACTGCAGCCCGGGCTTCCGCCCTCAGAGCGAGGCGGCGGTGGTGGCGGGCGAAGCAAGTCTAGCAGCTATCGGGTGCTAGAGAACTCGGCGCCGCACCTGCTGGACGTGGAAGCGGACAGCGGGCTCCTCTACACTAAACAGCGCATTGACCGCGAGTCTCTGTGCCGCCACAACGCCAAGTGCCAGCTGTCCCTCGAGGTGTTCGCCAATGACAAGGAAATCTGTATGATCAAGGTAGAGATCCAGGACATCAACGACAAcgctccctccttcccctcgGACCAGATTGAGATGGACATCTCAGAGAACGCAGCCCCGGGCACCCGCTTCCCGCTCACCAGTGCACACGACCCCGACGCCGGCGAGAACGGGCTCCGTACCTACCTGCTGACGCGCGATGACCACGGCCTGTTCGCGCTGGACGTCAAGTCCCGCGGCGACGGCTCCAAGTTCCCAGAGCTGGTTATCCAGAAGGCGCTAGACCGCGAGCAGCAGAACCATCACACTCTGGTGCTGACCGCCCTGGACGGCGGCGAGCCGCCGCGCTCCGCCACGGTGCAGATCAACGTGAAGGTGATTGACTCGAACGACAACAGCCCGGTCTTCGAGGCGCCCTCCTACCTGGTGGAGCTGCCCGAAAACGCCCCGCTGGGCACCGTGGTCATTGATCTGAACGCCACCGACGCCGACGAGGGTCCCAATGGCGAAGTGCTCTACTCTTTCAGCAGCTACGTGCCCGACCGCGTGCGGGAGCTCTTCTCCATCGACCCCAAGACCGGCCTGATCCGGGTCAAGGGCAACCTGGACTATGAGGAGAACGGGATGCTGGAGATTGACGTGCAGGCCCGAGACCTGGGTCCCAACCCCATCCCGGCCCACTGCAAGGTCACGGTCAAGCTCATCGACCGCAACGACAACGCGCCGTCCATCGGTTTCGTCTCCGTGCGCCAGGGGGCGCTGAGCGAGGCGGCCCCGCCCGGCACCGTCATAGCCCTGGTGCGGGTCACCGACCGAGACTCGGGCAAGAACGGGCAGCTTCAGTGCCGAGTCCTGGGAGGAGGCGgaccgggcggcggcggcggccttGGCGGCCCGGGAGGCTCCGTGCCCTTCAAGCTGGAGGAGAACTATGACAACTTCTTCACGGTGGTGACCGACCGCCCGCTGGACCGCGAGACCCAGGACGAGTACAACGTGACGATCGTGGCGCGGGACGGGGGCTCGCCTCCACTCAACTCTACCAAGTCGTTCGCGGTCAAGATTCTGGACGAGAATGACAACCCGCCTCGTTTCACGAAGGGGCTCTACGTGCTCCAGGTGCACGAAAACAACATCCCAGGAGAGTATCTGGGCTCGGTGCTGGCCCAGGACCCTGACCTGGGCCAAAACGGCACGGTGTCCTATTCCATCCTGCCCTCGCACATCGGCGACGTGTCCATCTACACCTACGTGTCCGTGAACCCCACCAACGGGGCCATCTACGCCCTGCGCTCCTTTAACTATGAGCAGACCAAGGCGTTTGAGTTCAAGGTGCTTGCTAAGGACTCCGGGGCGCCCGCGCACTTGGAGAGCAACGCCACGGTGAGGGTGACAGTGCTAGACGTGAATGACAACGCTCCGGTGATCGTGCTGCCCACGCTGCAGAACGACACAGCCGAGCTGCAGGTGCCGCGCAACGCCGGTCTGGGCTACCTGGTGAGCACCGTGCGCGCCCTCGACAGCGATTTTGGCGAGAGCGGGCGCCTCACCTACGAGATCGTGGACGGGAACGACGACCACCTGTTTGAAATCGACCCATCCAGCGGTGAGATCCGCACGCTGCACCCCTTCTGGGAGGACGTGACGCCAGTGGTGGAGCTGGTAGTGAAGGTGACGGACCATGGCAAGCCCACCCTGTCGGCGGTGGCCAAGCTCATCATCCGCTCGGTGAGCGGCTCCTTGCCCGAGGGCGTTCCCCGGGTGAACGGCGAGCAGCGCCACTGGGACATGTCGCTGCCGCTCATCGTGACCCTGAGCACCATCTCCATCATCCTCCTAGCGGCCATGATCACCATCGCTGTCAAGTGCAAGCGCGAGAACAAGGAGATTCGCACTTATAACTGCCGCATCGCCGAGTACAGCCACCCGCAGCTGGGCGGGGGCAAGGGCAAGAAGAAGAAGATCAACAAAAACGATATCATGCTGGTGCAGAGCGAGGTGGAGGAAAGGAACGCCATGAACGTCATGAATGTGGTGAGCAGCCCCTCCCTGGCCACCTCCCCCATGTACTTCGACTACCAGACGCGCCTGCCGCTCAGCTCGCCTCGGTCCGAGGTGATGTATCTCAAACCGGCCTCCAACAACCTGACTGTTCCCCAGGGCCACGCGGGCTGCCACACCAGCTTTACCGGACAAGGGACTAACGCGAGCGAGACCCCAGCCACGCGGATGTCCATAATTCAG